The genomic segment TCGGTCCCGTTCGTCGTCGCGGACCCGCGCTACGTCCGGTCGTCCGCCGAGGTGCCCTCGGCGGCGGTCTCTCGCCAGTCGCGCACGTCGCCGGCGTCACGAACGGCACTCGTGTAGTACGACAGCGGGTGGGAGATGGTCTCGCAGCGTTCGTCCCTGTTCACGCAGTCGCCGTACGACTGCATGCTCGCGCAGGAGGGCGGCGCGAACTGCGCCCCGTCGGCGTCGGCGAGGTACTCGACGCGCGTGGCGATTCGCTCTGCCGTCTCGTCTTCGGCGTCCAGAAGCGTCGCCACCTCCGTCGCGTCCATGCCGAGGGCGACGAGGAAGGCGACCACGGAGAACTCGCTGTGCGACGGGAGCGACTCGCCGCCGCGCGCCCGTTGGACGAGCGCTTTCATGCAGGGCGGGAACAGGCCGGGGACGACGGCCTCGACCTCCATCCGGCCGGTCACGTCGTGGTCGTTCAACAGGTCCCGCAGCGACGCCACCTCGTCGTCGAGGGCGTCGGCAATCTCCTCGCCGGCGGCGCTCCCCCGAACCTCGAACGGGAGGCCGTCGGCGACGCGGCGGTGGACCGCCTCCTCCAGCAGGCGGTGGAGTTCGTCGGCCGTCACCCGCACCTCTCCGGTCGCGAGTTCGCGGTTGACGAGGCGCCAGCGCTCGCCCCAGTCGGCCGTCGAGAGCGTCAGGTACGCGCCGACGGCGACCCAGTAGTGCGTCGGGTCGCGCGACCCGCGGCGGCGGCCGTCGTCGGGCCGTTCGGGTCGAACCGCGCCCGAGAGGTCGAACTCGCGAAGCACGTCGTCCAGCGAGACGCTCCGCGCGGCCGTGCTCTGCAGACCGTCGTCGTCGCTCCGGAAGTCGGCGCGGAAGCGGTCGTGCGCCGTCGCGGCCTCCGCGGCGGCGTACTTGTCCACCGCGGCGGGCGTGTCCACGAGGGAGACGAGGATGCGGGCGATGGGGTACGACAGCAGTTCTTCGCGGTCGCTCCACCGCCGGGGCTCCTCGGCGGCGACGGTGCCCTCCATCAGGGCGCGTTCGACCCGCTCTAAGCCGCGTTCGACGGCGGGGGCGTCCTCGACGACCAGCGCCGCCGGGGAGATGTCCGCCTCGCCGACGGCGGCGCGTGCGCCGTCGAAGAACGGGTAGCGGGCGAAGTGCGGGTCCATCGGTCGCATCGTCGTAACCGGTGATACCGAATAAACACGGCGATTGTCGCAGGTGGGCCGTTCGTCCGCCGTGGTCGCGCGGTTCGCCGTCGGCGTGCAGTCCGCCGGTTCGGCCCTCCGCGGCCCCCGCGGCCGGACACCGTACCACCTAAGACGACCCATCTCGTGCACCACCACGTGCCGCAGTTCGACTACCCGTGTCCCGACTGCCGGGCCACCAACAGCCTCCACGACGTGGACTGCCGCTTCGAGGGGACGCCGTGGCCGGCGGTCGAGAAGGCCTACCTCGACGTCGTCGGCCGACTCACGACCGGTCCGGTCGCGGCGGACGACCTGCAGGAGGCGAGCCACGGCGACTGGGACAACCTCCACCGCGCCGCGCTCGAACGACTGAAGCGCGACGGCCGCGTGTCGGAGGCGAACGGGACGCTCAGACTCCTCACCGCCGAGGAGTTCCGCGAGGAGGTGTCCGAACCGACCAGAGAGCCGATGAAGACGCTCTACCGCCACGGGAGCGTGCCGGGCTGTCACGACAACGCCGTCTTCGCCATGGTCGCGTGGTACGAGATGGTCGGGCTCTCGTGGTCGGAGACGCGCGAGAAGGTCGTCTCGTGGCTGGAGGAGTCCGGCGCGTGGGACCGCGGCGGGTTCGAGGAGGCGACGCCCGCGCAACTGGTCGACAGCAAGCGCCACGTGTACGAGGCGGGCTACGGCTGGAAGGAGAAGGCCGAGTCCGCAAAGCGCGTCATCGACCGCCACCGCTGAGACGACGCTCTCCGCACCCTCATCCTTACCTCCCGTTCTACCCTCTCGACGATGTGAGCGTACCAGAGTCCGCTGGCGGTCCCGACCCCGTCCCGACGGCGCCCGAGGAGACGGTGGGCGCACCGCGACGCGCCCTCGCCATCGTCGTCGGCATCGTCTTCGTGGACCTCCTCGGTTTCGGCGTCGTCGTTCC from the Halogeometricum rufum genome contains:
- a CDS encoding DNA primase large subunit PriL, with the translated sequence MDPHFARYPFFDGARAAVGEADISPAALVVEDAPAVERGLERVERALMEGTVAAEEPRRWSDREELLSYPIARILVSLVDTPAAVDKYAAAEAATAHDRFRADFRSDDDGLQSTAARSVSLDDVLREFDLSGAVRPERPDDGRRRGSRDPTHYWVAVGAYLTLSTADWGERWRLVNRELATGEVRVTADELHRLLEEAVHRRVADGLPFEVRGSAAGEEIADALDDEVASLRDLLNDHDVTGRMEVEAVVPGLFPPCMKALVQRARGGESLPSHSEFSVVAFLVALGMDATEVATLLDAEDETAERIATRVEYLADADGAQFAPPSCASMQSYGDCVNRDERCETISHPLSYYTSAVRDAGDVRDWRETAAEGTSADDRT
- a CDS encoding DUF7474 family protein is translated as MPQFDYPCPDCRATNSLHDVDCRFEGTPWPAVEKAYLDVVGRLTTGPVAADDLQEASHGDWDNLHRAALERLKRDGRVSEANGTLRLLTAEEFREEVSEPTREPMKTLYRHGSVPGCHDNAVFAMVAWYEMVGLSWSETREKVVSWLEESGAWDRGGFEEATPAQLVDSKRHVYEAGYGWKEKAESAKRVIDRHR